The following are from one region of the Nicotiana tabacum cultivar K326 chromosome 3, ASM71507v2, whole genome shotgun sequence genome:
- the LOC107789417 gene encoding uncharacterized protein LOC107789417 isoform X1 has protein sequence MFGKKKKRMSLTTKETVQAIRSEKEHLLKLIEEQPTIGPRSEANERHVEEQSVEEQIVDEQMQIDSTTPTANEQSEEQASGPATQKRKRGRTQMRSVHGRKMRNVITLNNLNQPIGPTKKDVREFGSFLGTLARTTTHCPLDILDWRKMDTKDDLWTSTKSKYDIPDATKTWTLYSIGNAWRRHKSQLKKDHYDAYQNDDVRMTKRPDYIPEYQFKELLKYWSFDKLQENRKKLKDPHTVGKTSFLVIRNELEKTKESVSLKDIFVATRARKPGRLYKDLRKYNY, from the exons AtgtttggcaaaaaaaaaaaaagaatgtcaTTGACAACAAAAGAAACTGTTCAAGCTATACGGTCAGAGAAAGAGCATCTGCTAAAATTAATTGAAGAACAACCAACAATAGGACCACGATCTGAAGCAAATGAACGACATGTTGAGGAGCAATCTGTAGAGGAGCAAATTGTAGATGAGCAGATGCAAATAGATTCTACCACTCCTACAGCTAATGAACAATCTGAAGAACAAG CTTCTGGTCCTGCGACTCAAAAAAGAAAGAGAGGCAGGACACAAATGCGTAGTGTCCATGGCCGAAAGATGCGTAATGTGATCACACTTAACAATCTCAATCAGCCCATTGGTCCTACTAAAAAAGATGTAAGAGAGTTTGGTAGCTTCCTCGGTACATTGGCAAGGACTACAACCCATTGCCCACTGGATATATTGGACTGGAGGAAAATGGACACAAAAGATGATTTATGGACATCTACCAAG TCGAAGTATGATATTCCAGATGCTACAAAAACatggactttatattcaattggaAATGCTTGGAGAAGGCATAAAAGTCAACTGAAGAAAGATCATTATGATGCCTATCAAAATGATGATGTTCGAATGACAAAAAGACCTGATTATATACCAGAATATCAGTTTAAAGAACTCCTGAAATATTGGAGTTTTGATAAACTACAG GAGAATCGGAAAAAGTTGAAGGATCCACACACTGTTGGTAAAACAAGTTTTCTTGTAATTCGCAATGAATTG GAAAAAACTAAGGAATCTGTCTCACTTAAAGACATTTTTGTGGCCACAAGAGCAAGAAAACCTGGGCGTTTGTACAAGGACTTACGAAAATACAACTACTAA
- the LOC107789417 gene encoding uncharacterized protein LOC107789417 isoform X2, translating to MFGKKKKRMSLTTKETVQAIRSEKEHLLKLIEEQPTIGPRSEANERHVEEQSVEEQIVDEQMQIDSTTPTANEQSEEQASGPATQKRKRGRTQMRSVHGRKMRNVITLNNLNQPIGPTKKDVREFGSFLGTLARTTTHCPLDILDWRKMDTKDDLWTSTKSKYDIPDATKTWTLYSIGNAWRRHKSQLKKDHYDAYQNDDVRMTKRPDYIPEYQFKELLKYWSFDKLQAEMEKN from the exons AtgtttggcaaaaaaaaaaaaagaatgtcaTTGACAACAAAAGAAACTGTTCAAGCTATACGGTCAGAGAAAGAGCATCTGCTAAAATTAATTGAAGAACAACCAACAATAGGACCACGATCTGAAGCAAATGAACGACATGTTGAGGAGCAATCTGTAGAGGAGCAAATTGTAGATGAGCAGATGCAAATAGATTCTACCACTCCTACAGCTAATGAACAATCTGAAGAACAAG CTTCTGGTCCTGCGACTCAAAAAAGAAAGAGAGGCAGGACACAAATGCGTAGTGTCCATGGCCGAAAGATGCGTAATGTGATCACACTTAACAATCTCAATCAGCCCATTGGTCCTACTAAAAAAGATGTAAGAGAGTTTGGTAGCTTCCTCGGTACATTGGCAAGGACTACAACCCATTGCCCACTGGATATATTGGACTGGAGGAAAATGGACACAAAAGATGATTTATGGACATCTACCAAG TCGAAGTATGATATTCCAGATGCTACAAAAACatggactttatattcaattggaAATGCTTGGAGAAGGCATAAAAGTCAACTGAAGAAAGATCATTATGATGCCTATCAAAATGATGATGTTCGAATGACAAAAAGACCTGATTATATACCAGAATATCAGTTTAAAGAACTCCTGAAATATTGGAGTTTTGATAAACTACAG GCTGAAatggaaaaaaattaa